A part of Escherichia marmotae genomic DNA contains:
- a CDS encoding SDR family oxidoreductase, whose protein sequence is MPQRILVLGASGYIGQHLVRTLNQQGHQILAAARHVDRLTKLQLANVSCHKVDLSWPDNLTALLKDVDTVYFLVHSMGEGGDFIAQERQVALNVRDALREVPVKQVIFLSSLQAQPHEQSDHLRARQATADILREADVPVTELRAGIIVGAGSAAFEVMRDMVYNLPVLTPPRWVRSRTTPIALENLLHYLVALLDHPACEHRVFEAAGPQVLSYQQQFEHFMSVSGKHRGLIPIPFPTRWISVWFLNVITSVPSTTASALIQGLKHDLLADDTALRALIPQPLIAFDDAVRRTLREEEKLANSSDWGYDTQAFARWRPEYGYFAKQAGYTVKTSASLQALWRVVNQIGGKERYFFGNILWQTRALMDRAIGHKLAKGRPEREYLQTGDAVDSWKVIVVEPEKQLTLLFGMKAPGLGRLCFTLEDKGDYRTIDVRAFWHPHGMPGLFYWLFMIPAHLFIFRGMAKRIARLAEQSTD, encoded by the coding sequence GTGCCGCAACGCATTTTAGTTCTCGGTGCCAGTGGCTACATTGGTCAGCATCTGGTGCGCACACTCAACCAGCAAGGGCATCAGATCCTGGCGGCGGCACGTCATGTCGACAGGCTTACAAAGCTACAACTGGCTAATGTCAGTTGCCATAAAGTCGATCTTAGCTGGCCGGACAACCTTACGGCTCTGTTAAAAGATGTTGATACCGTCTATTTTCTGGTGCACAGCATGGGCGAAGGCGGTGATTTTATCGCTCAGGAACGCCAGGTTGCTCTCAACGTCCGTGATGCGCTGCGTGAAGTGCCGGTTAAGCAAGTCATCTTTCTTAGTTCATTGCAGGCTCAGCCCCATGAGCAATCGGATCATCTGCGCGCCCGTCAGGCCACGGCGGATATTTTGCGTGAAGCCGATGTGCCTGTTACTGAATTGCGTGCCGGAATTATCGTCGGAGCCGGGTCAGCGGCGTTCGAAGTCATGCGCGATATGGTTTACAACCTGCCAGTGCTAACACCACCGCGCTGGGTTCGTTCACGTACCACACCCATCGCGCTGGAAAACCTGCTGCACTATCTGGTGGCGCTGTTAGACCATCCGGCCTGCGAACATCGGGTATTCGAAGCCGCCGGACCACAGGTGCTCAGCTATCAACAGCAGTTTGAACATTTTATGAGCGTGAGCGGCAAACACCGCGGGTTAATCCCCATCCCTTTCCCCACCCGCTGGATTTCGGTGTGGTTTCTCAATGTGATTACCTCCGTACCGTCCACCACCGCAAGTGCGTTGATTCAGGGACTGAAACACGATCTGCTGGCGGATGACACCGCCTTACGCGCGCTCATTCCACAACCGCTGATCGCTTTTGATGACGCTGTGCGTCGCACGTTGAGAGAGGAAGAAAAGCTCGCCAACTCCAGCGACTGGGGATATGACACTCAGGCCTTTGCCCGCTGGCGACCAGAATACGGTTATTTCGCCAAACAGGCGGGTTATACCGTTAAAACCTCCGCCAGCCTTCAGGCTTTATGGCGGGTAGTGAATCAAATCGGCGGTAAAGAACGTTACTTCTTTGGCAATATTTTGTGGCAGACCCGGGCGTTGATGGACCGCGCAATAGGTCACAAACTGGCGAAAGGTCGCCCCGAGCGAGAATATTTGCAAACCGGCGATGCGGTGGATAGCTGGAAAGTGATTGTCGTCGAGCCTGAAAAACAACTTACCTTATTGTTTGGTATGAAAGCGCCAGGACTTGGGCGACTTTGTTTTACTCTCGAAGATAAAGGCGACTATCGCACTATTGATGTCCGCGCTTTCTGGCACCCGCACGGGATGCCAGGGCTGTTTTACTGGCTGTTCATGATCCCCGCACATCTGTTTATTTTTCGCGGGATGGCAAAACGAATCGCCAGACTGGCAGAACAAAGCACAGATTAA
- a CDS encoding NAD-dependent epimerase/dehydratase family protein — protein sequence MKVLVTGATSGLGRNAVEFLCRKGISVRATGRNEAMGKLLEKIGAEFVQADLTELVSSQAKVMLAGIDTLWHCSSFTSPWGTQQAFDLANVRATRRLGEWAVAWGVRNFIHISSPSLYFDYHHHRDIKEDFRPHRFANEFARSKAASEEVINMLSQTNPQTRFTILRPQSLFGPHDKVFIPRLAHMMHHYGSILLPHGGSALVDMTYYENAVHAMWLASQEACDKLPSGRAYNITNGEHRTLRSIVQKLIDELNIDCRIRSVPYPMLDMIARSMERLGRKSAKEPPLTHYGISKLNFDFTLDITRAQEELGYQPVISLDEGIEQTAAWLRDHGKLPR from the coding sequence ATGAAGGTACTGGTTACCGGCGCCACCAGCGGCTTAGGTCGAAACGCGGTTGAATTTTTATGCCGAAAAGGCATCAGCGTAAGAGCGACCGGTCGCAATGAAGCGATGGGTAAATTGCTGGAGAAAATAGGCGCAGAGTTTGTCCAGGCAGATCTGACTGAACTGGTCTCATCACAGGCAAAAGTAATGCTCGCAGGCATTGATACGCTGTGGCACTGTTCCAGCTTTACCTCGCCGTGGGGAACGCAGCAGGCTTTCGATCTGGCAAACGTTCGCGCCACTCGCCGCCTGGGCGAATGGGCTGTCGCCTGGGGCGTACGTAATTTTATTCATATCTCTTCACCGTCACTGTACTTCGACTACCACCACCACCGCGACATCAAAGAAGATTTTCGTCCGCACCGCTTCGCCAACGAATTTGCCCGCAGCAAAGCCGCCAGTGAAGAGGTCATCAATATGCTTTCGCAGACAAATCCACAAACGCGCTTTACCATTCTGCGCCCACAAAGCCTGTTTGGGCCGCACGATAAAGTCTTTATTCCCCGTCTGGCGCATATGATGCACCACTACGGCAGCATCCTGTTACCCCACGGCGGCAGCGCACTAGTCGATATGACTTACTATGAAAATGCGGTGCACGCTATGTGGCTGGCGAGCCAGGAAGCGTGCGATAAACTGCCTTCTGGTCGTGCGTATAACATTACCAACGGCGAACATCGCACTCTGCGCAGTATCGTGCAGAAATTGATCGACGAGCTGAATATTGATTGCCGTATCCGTTCGGTGCCTTACCCGATGCTGGATATGATTGCCCGCAGTATGGAGCGTTTAGGACGCAAGTCAGCAAAAGAGCCGCCGCTAACCCATTACGGCATCTCCAAGTTGAATTTTGACTTTACGCTGGATATTACGCGAGCACAGGAGGAGCTGGGGTATCAGCCGGTCATCTCGCTGGATGAAGGTATCGAGCAAACTGCTGCCTGGCTGCGCGACCACGGAAAACTGCCGCGCTAG
- the amiD gene encoding N-acetylmuramoyl-L-alanine amidase AmiD, producing MRRIFWLVAAVLLLAGCAGEKGIVEKEGYQLDTRRQAQAAYPRIKVLVIHYTADDFDSSLATLTDKQVSSHYLVPAVPPRYNGKPRIWQLVPEQELAWHAGISAWRGATRINDTSIGIELENRGWQKSAGVKYFAPFEPAQIQALIPLAKEIIARYHIKPENVVAHADIAPQRKDDPGPLFPWQQLAQQGIGAWPDASRVSFYLAGRAPHTPVETASLLELLARYGYDVKPEMTPREQQRVIMAFQMHFRPTLYNGEADAETQAIAEALLEKYGQD from the coding sequence ATGAGAAGAATCTTCTGGCTGGTTGCTGCGGTTCTGTTACTGGCAGGGTGCGCAGGAGAAAAAGGAATTGTTGAGAAGGAGGGATACCAGCTCGATACCCGACGTCAGGCACAGGCAGCGTATCCTCGTATCAAAGTGTTGGTGATCCATTACACTGCAGATGACTTCGATTCTTCGCTGGCGACACTGACCGATAAGCAGGTCAGCTCGCATTATCTGGTGCCTGCCGTGCCGCCGCGTTACAACGGCAAACCACGTATCTGGCAACTGGTGCCGGAACAGGAACTGGCCTGGCATGCGGGGATCAGCGCCTGGCGCGGAGCAACACGAATTAACGACACCTCTATTGGTATTGAGTTGGAAAATCGTGGCTGGCAAAAATCGGCGGGGGTGAAATATTTTGCGCCGTTTGAACCGGCGCAGATTCAGGCGCTCATTCCACTGGCGAAAGAGATTATCGCCCGCTATCACATCAAACCAGAGAATGTGGTGGCACATGCGGATATAGCCCCACAGCGCAAGGACGATCCTGGCCCGTTATTTCCGTGGCAGCAACTGGCGCAGCAGGGGATTGGTGCCTGGCCGGATGCATCGCGCGTTAGCTTTTATCTGGCCGGACGCGCACCACACACGCCGGTAGAAACAGCATCGTTACTGGAGCTTTTGGCGCGCTACGGCTATGACGTAAAACCTGAAATGACGCCGCGCGAGCAGCAGCGAGTCATTATGGCGTTTCAGATGCACTTCCGCCCGACGTTATATAACGGCGAAGCGGATGCAGAAACTCAGGCGATTGCCGAAGCCCTACTGGAGAAATACGGCCAGGACTAG
- a CDS encoding heavy metal-binding domain-containing protein, translating to MQFSTTPTLEGQTIVEYCGVVTGEAILGANIFRDFFAGIRDIVGGRSGAYEKELRKAREIAFEELGDQARALGADAVVGIDIDYETVGQNGSMLMVSVSGTAVKTRR from the coding sequence ATGCAATTTTCCACAACCCCAACACTTGAAGGTCAGACCATCGTTGAATATTGCGGTGTGGTGACGGGCGAAGCGATTTTAGGTGCCAATATTTTTCGCGATTTCTTTGCGGGCATCCGCGATATCGTCGGCGGACGCTCCGGGGCTTACGAAAAAGAACTGCGTAAAGCACGGGAGATTGCGTTTGAAGAGTTAGGCGATCAGGCACGGGCGCTGGGCGCTGACGCAGTGGTCGGCATTGATATCGACTATGAAACGGTCGGGCAAAACGGCAGTATGCTGATGGTCAGCGTCAGCGGAACAGCGGTGAAAACGCGTCGATGA
- a CDS encoding lipoprotein: protein MRYSKLTMLIPCALLLSACTTVTPAYKDNGTRTGSCVQGGPDSVAQQFYDYRIQHRSNDITALRPYLSDKLAALLSDANRDNNHRELLSSDPFSSRTTLPDSARVASASTIPNRDARNIPLRVDLKQGDQSWQDEVLMIQEGQCWVIDDVRYLGGSVHAKAGTLRQSVENR, encoded by the coding sequence ATGCGCTACAGCAAATTGACCATGCTTATCCCTTGCGCACTGTTACTCAGTGCTTGTACCACCGTTACGCCAGCCTATAAAGACAATGGCACTCGCACAGGTTCTTGCGTCCAGGGCGGCCCTGACAGCGTGGCTCAGCAATTCTATGACTACCGTATTCAGCATCGCAGTAACGACATTACCGCTCTGCGCCCGTATTTGAGCGATAAACTGGCGGCACTGCTCAGCGATGCCAACCGCGATAACAACCATCGCGAATTGTTAAGCAGCGATCCGTTCTCCAGCCGTACTACCTTGCCTGATAGCGCCCGAGTCGCCAGCGCATCGACCATCCCGAATCGCGATGCGCGCAATATTCCGCTGCGCGTAGATCTGAAACAAGGCGATCAGAGCTGGCAGGATGAAGTATTGATGATTCAGGAGGGGCAATGTTGGGTTATCGATGATGTGCGCTATTTAGGTGGCAGCGTTCACGCCAAAGCGGGAACATTACGTCAGTCCGTTGAGAACCGTTAA
- the artP gene encoding arginine ABC transporter ATP-binding protein ArtP, with protein sequence MSIQLNGINCFYGAHQALFDITLDCPQGETLVLLGPSGAGKSSLLRVLNLLEMPRSGTLNIAGNHFDFTKTPSDKAIRDLRRNVGMVFQQYNLWPHLTVQQNLIEAPCRVLGLSKDQALARAEKLLERLRLKPYSDRYPLHLSGGQQQRVAIARALMMEPQVLLFDEPTAALDPEITAQIVSIIRELAETNITQVIVTHEVEVARKTASRVVYMENGHIVEQGDASCFTEPQTEAFKNYLSH encoded by the coding sequence ATGAGTATTCAATTAAACGGCATTAATTGCTTCTACGGCGCACATCAGGCGCTGTTCGATATCACGCTGGATTGCCCGCAGGGCGAAACGCTGGTGTTACTTGGCCCCAGCGGCGCGGGGAAAAGCTCGCTGCTGCGTGTACTCAATCTGCTTGAGATGCCGCGCTCCGGTACGCTCAACATTGCAGGCAATCATTTCGATTTCACCAAAACACCGTCTGACAAAGCGATTCGCGACCTGCGTCGTAACGTTGGCATGGTGTTTCAGCAATACAATCTGTGGCCGCATCTCACCGTGCAGCAAAACTTGATTGAAGCACCCTGCCGCGTACTCGGCTTGAGTAAAGATCAGGCGCTGGCTCGTGCAGAAAAACTGCTGGAACGTTTGCGTCTCAAACCTTATAGCGATCGTTATCCACTGCACCTTTCTGGTGGCCAGCAACAACGTGTTGCTATCGCCCGAGCGCTGATGATGGAACCGCAGGTGTTGCTGTTTGATGAGCCGACCGCCGCACTGGACCCGGAAATTACAGCGCAAATCGTCAGTATCATTCGTGAACTGGCGGAAACCAACATTACCCAGGTGATCGTCACCCACGAAGTTGAAGTCGCGCGTAAAACCGCCAGCCGTGTGGTGTATATGGAAAACGGTCACATCGTAGAGCAAGGCGACGCGAGCTGTTTTACCGAGCCGCAAACCGAAGCATTTAAAAACTATCTCTCTCACTAA
- the artI gene encoding arginine ABC transporter substrate-binding protein ArtI translates to MKKVLIAALIAGFSLSATAAETIRFATEASYPPFESMDANNQIVGFDVDLAQALCKEIDATCTFSNQAFDSLIPSLKFRRVDAVMAGMDITPEREKQVLFTTPYYDNSALFVGQQGKYTSVDQLKGKKVGVQNGTTHQKFIMDKHPEITTVPYDSYQNAKLDLQNGRIDGVFGDTAVVTEWLNNNPKLAPVGDKVTDKDYFGTGLGIAVRQGNTELQQKFNAALEKVKKDGTYETIYNKWFQK, encoded by the coding sequence ATGAAAAAAGTTCTGATTGCCGCGTTAATTGCAGGTTTTAGTCTTTCCGCCACAGCCGCTGAAACCATTCGTTTTGCTACCGAAGCATCCTATCCTCCGTTTGAATCGATGGATGCGAATAACCAGATCGTCGGGTTTGACGTTGACCTGGCGCAGGCGTTGTGCAAAGAGATCGATGCGACCTGTACTTTCTCTAACCAGGCGTTTGACAGCCTGATCCCGAGTCTGAAATTCCGTCGTGTGGACGCCGTTATGGCGGGTATGGATATCACTCCTGAGCGTGAAAAACAGGTACTGTTCACCACCCCGTACTATGACAACTCTGCACTGTTTGTTGGTCAGCAAGGCAAATACACCAGCGTTGATCAACTGAAAGGCAAAAAAGTCGGCGTGCAGAACGGGACGACGCACCAGAAATTCATTATGGATAAACATCCGGAAATCACCACTGTTCCATATGACAGCTACCAGAACGCGAAACTGGATCTACAAAATGGCCGTATTGACGGCGTATTCGGTGACACCGCAGTGGTAACCGAATGGCTGAACAATAATCCCAAACTGGCACCAGTTGGCGACAAAGTGACCGATAAAGATTACTTCGGTACTGGCCTCGGTATTGCGGTACGTCAGGGCAACACTGAACTGCAGCAGAAATTCAACGCTGCGCTGGAAAAAGTGAAGAAAGATGGCACTTACGAAACCATCTACAACAAATGGTTCCAGAAGTAA
- the artQ gene encoding arginine ABC transporter permease ArtQ — protein MNEFFPLASAAGMTVGLAVCALIVGLALAMFFAVWESAKWRPVAWAGSALVTILRGLTEILVVLFIYFGSSQLLLTLSDGFTINLGFVQIPVQMDIENFDVSPFLCGVIALSLLYAAYASQTLRGALKAVPVGQWESGQALGLSKSAIFFRLVMPQMWRHALPGLGNQWLVLLKDTALVSLISVNDLMLQTKSIATRTQEPFTWYIVAAAIYLVITLLSQYILKRIDLRATRFERRPG, from the coding sequence ATGAATGAATTTTTTCCTTTAGCAAGCGCCGCCGGGATGACCGTCGGCCTTGCCGTTTGTGCATTGATTGTCGGTCTGGCGCTGGCGATGTTCTTCGCGGTGTGGGAGTCAGCAAAATGGCGTCCTGTCGCGTGGGCAGGTTCGGCGCTGGTAACGATTCTGCGCGGCCTGACAGAAATTCTGGTAGTGCTGTTTATCTATTTTGGTTCTTCGCAGCTACTACTGACACTTTCGGATGGCTTCACCATCAACCTTGGGTTCGTACAGATCCCGGTGCAGATGGACATAGAGAACTTCGACGTTAGCCCGTTCCTCTGCGGGGTGATCGCCCTGTCCCTGCTGTATGCTGCCTATGCCTCGCAAACCCTGCGCGGTGCACTGAAAGCGGTGCCGGTGGGTCAGTGGGAGTCTGGTCAGGCGCTGGGGCTGTCGAAATCGGCTATATTTTTCCGTCTGGTGATGCCGCAGATGTGGCGTCATGCGCTGCCTGGTCTCGGCAACCAGTGGTTGGTACTGCTGAAAGATACCGCGCTGGTCAGTTTGATTAGTGTGAATGATTTAATGCTGCAAACCAAAAGCATCGCCACCCGTACCCAGGAACCATTTACTTGGTACATTGTGGCGGCGGCGATTTACCTGGTGATTACCCTGTTGAGCCAGTACATTCTCAAACGCATTGATCTGCGCGCGACACGTTTTGAGCGGAGACCTGGCTGA
- the artM gene encoding arginine ABC transporter permease ArtM, translated as MLEYLPELMKGLHTSLTLTVASLIVALILALIFTIVLTLKTPVLVWLVRGYITLFTGTPLLVQIFLIYYGPGQFPTLQEYPALWHLLSEPWLCALIALSLNSAAYTTQLFYGAIRAIPEGQWQSCSALGMSKKDTLAILLPYAFKRSLSSYSNEVVLVFKSTSLAYTITLMEVMGYSQLLYGRTYDVMVFGAAGIIYLIVNGLLTLMMRLLERKALAFERRN; from the coding sequence ATGCTTGAGTATTTACCTGAACTGATGAAAGGGCTGCATACCAGCCTGACGCTGACGGTCGCCTCGCTGATTGTGGCGCTGATTCTGGCGTTAATTTTTACCATCGTCCTGACGCTGAAAACACCGGTGCTGGTGTGGCTGGTGCGGGGTTACATCACGCTGTTTACCGGTACGCCGCTGCTGGTGCAGATCTTCCTGATTTACTACGGACCGGGCCAGTTCCCGACGTTGCAGGAGTATCCGGCGCTGTGGCATTTGCTGTCGGAACCGTGGTTGTGTGCACTGATTGCGTTATCGCTGAATAGTGCCGCGTATACCACGCAACTGTTTTACGGAGCAATTCGTGCGATCCCGGAAGGTCAGTGGCAATCCTGTAGCGCCCTGGGGATGAGTAAAAAAGATACGCTGGCGATCCTGCTGCCGTATGCATTTAAACGCTCGCTCTCTTCTTATTCCAACGAAGTGGTGCTGGTGTTTAAAAGTACCTCGCTGGCTTACACCATTACGCTGATGGAAGTGATGGGATACAGCCAGTTGCTGTACGGACGCACCTACGATGTGATGGTGTTTGGCGCGGCGGGGATTATTTACCTGATCGTTAACGGCCTGCTGACGTTGATGATGCGCCTGCTCGAGCGTAAAGCGCTGGCGTTCGAGCGTCGGAATTAA
- the artJ gene encoding arginine ABC transporter substrate-binding protein ArtJ, producing the protein MKKLVLAALLASFTFGASAAEKINFGVSATYPPFESIGANNEIVGFDIDLAKALCKQMQAECTFTNHAFDSLIPSLKFRKYDAVISGMDITPERSKQVAFTTPYYENSAVVIAKKDTYKTFADLKGKRIGMENGTTHQKYIQDQHPEVKTVSYDSYQNAFIDLKNGRIDGVFGDTAVVNEWLKTNPQLGVATEKVTDPQYFGTGLGIAVRPDNKALLEKLNNALAAVKSDGTYQKISDQWFPQ; encoded by the coding sequence ATGAAAAAGTTAGTTCTTGCCGCATTACTTGCTTCCTTTACTTTCGGCGCTTCTGCCGCAGAGAAAATCAATTTTGGCGTATCAGCTACCTATCCCCCCTTTGAATCTATAGGTGCTAATAATGAGATCGTCGGCTTTGATATCGATCTGGCAAAAGCGTTATGCAAACAAATGCAGGCAGAATGTACTTTTACTAATCACGCTTTCGACAGCCTGATCCCGTCACTAAAATTCAGGAAATATGACGCCGTGATTTCCGGGATGGACATCACACCAGAGCGCAGCAAACAGGTGGCCTTTACCACGCCATACTACGAAAACTCTGCCGTCGTGATTGCCAAAAAAGATACCTATAAGACTTTTGCCGATTTGAAAGGTAAACGTATTGGTATGGAAAACGGCACCACCCACCAGAAATATATTCAGGATCAGCATCCGGAAGTGAAAACCGTCTCTTATGACAGCTATCAGAATGCATTTATCGACCTGAAAAATGGCCGTATCGATGGTGTATTTGGTGACACAGCGGTAGTTAATGAATGGCTGAAAACCAATCCACAACTGGGCGTTGCGACTGAGAAAGTGACCGATCCGCAGTACTTCGGCACCGGCCTGGGCATCGCTGTTCGTCCGGATAACAAAGCTCTGCTGGAGAAACTGAATAACGCACTGGCAGCCGTTAAATCCGACGGTACGTATCAGAAAATCAGTGATCAATGGTTCCCGCAGTAA
- the rlmC gene encoding 23S rRNA (uracil(747)-C(5))-methyltransferase RlmC — translation MQCALYDAGRCRSCQWITQPIPEQLSAKTADLKNLLTDFPVAEWCASVSGPEQGFRNKAKMVVSGSVEKPLLGMLHRDGTPEDLCDCPLYPASFAPVFAALKPFIARAGLTPYNVARKRGELKYILLTESQTDGGMMLRFVLRSETKLAQLRKALPWLQAQLPQLNVITVNIQPVHMAIMEGETEIYLTEQQALAERFNNVPLWIRPQSFFQTNPAVASQLYATARDWVQQLPVNHMWDLFCGVGGFGLHCATPEMQLTGIEIAPEAIACAKQSAAELGLTRLQFQALDSTQFATAQGEVPELVLVNPPRRGIGKPLCDYLSTMAPRFIIYSSCNAQTMAKDIRELPGYRIERVQLFDMFPHTAHYEVLTLLVKQ, via the coding sequence ATGCAGTGCGCACTTTACGACGCGGGTCGCTGTCGTTCCTGTCAGTGGATAACGCAGCCGATTCCAGAGCAACTCTCCGCTAAAACCGCCGATCTTAAAAATCTGCTGACCGATTTTCCGGTTGCGGAGTGGTGCGCGTCGGTGTCTGGCCCCGAACAAGGGTTTCGTAATAAAGCCAAAATGGTGGTGAGTGGCAGCGTTGAAAAGCCACTGCTCGGAATGCTACACCGCGACGGCACGCCGGAAGATCTTTGCGACTGTCCGCTTTATCCTGCCTCATTTGCGCCCGTTTTTGCGGCGCTAAAACCGTTTATTGCCCGCGCCGGGCTGACGCCGTACAACGTGGCGCGTAAGCGTGGTGAACTGAAATACATTCTGCTGACTGAAAGCCAGACTGATGGCGGCATGATGCTGCGTTTTGTGCTGCGCTCGGAAACCAAGCTGGCGCAACTGCGTAAGGCGCTACCGTGGCTACAGGCACAACTGCCGCAGCTCAACGTCATTACCGTCAATATTCAGCCAGTACATATGGCGATTATGGAAGGGGAGACGGAGATCTACCTGACCGAACAACAGGCGCTGGCAGAGCGTTTTAATAACGTACCGTTGTGGATCCGTCCGCAAAGTTTCTTCCAGACCAATCCGGCAGTTGCCAGCCAGCTTTATGCGACCGCGCGTGACTGGGTACAGCAACTACCGGTAAACCATATGTGGGATCTGTTTTGCGGTGTTGGCGGTTTTGGTTTGCATTGTGCGACGCCAGAAATGCAGTTAACGGGGATTGAAATTGCACCAGAAGCGATTGCTTGTGCGAAACAGTCTGCTGCTGAGCTGGGCTTAACGCGTTTGCAATTTCAGGCGCTGGACTCCACTCAGTTTGCCACCGCGCAAGGCGAAGTGCCGGAACTGGTGCTGGTTAATCCACCGCGTCGCGGCATTGGAAAGCCACTGTGTGACTATCTCTCAACGATGGCACCGCGTTTTATTATTTACTCCAGTTGTAACGCTCAAACGATGGCGAAAGATATTCGCGAACTGCCTGGTTATCGCATTGAGCGGGTACAGCTTTTCGATATGTTCCCGCACACCGCGCATTATGAAGTGCTGACGCTGTTGGTGAAGCAATAA
- a CDS encoding YbjO family protein, which yields MEDETLGFFKKTSSSHARLNVPALVQVAALAIIMIRGLDVLMIFNTLGVHGIGEFIHRSVQTWSLTLVFLSSLALVFIEIWCAFSLVKGCSWARWLYLLTQITAASYLWAASLGYGYPELFSIPGESKREILHSLMLQKLPDMLILLLLFVPATSRRFFQLQ from the coding sequence ATGGAAGACGAAACGTTGGGATTTTTTAAGAAAACATCTTCATCACATGCTCGCCTGAATGTGCCTGCGCTGGTGCAGGTGGCGGCGCTCGCCATTATTATGATCCGTGGTCTCGACGTGCTGATGATTTTCAATACGCTGGGCGTTCACGGTATTGGCGAATTCATTCATCGTAGCGTACAAACCTGGAGTTTAACGCTGGTCTTTTTAAGCAGCCTGGCGCTGGTTTTTATTGAAATCTGGTGTGCGTTTTCGCTGGTGAAAGGCTGTAGCTGGGCGCGCTGGCTGTATCTGCTGACACAAATTACGGCTGCCAGTTATCTGTGGGCGGCTTCACTCGGTTATGGTTATCCTGAGCTGTTCAGCATTCCCGGTGAATCAAAACGCGAAATCCTCCATAGCCTGATGCTGCAGAAGCTGCCGGATATGCTCATCCTGTTGTTGCTATTCGTTCCCGCTACCAGTCGGCGGTTCTTCCAGTTGCAATAA
- the potI gene encoding putrescine ABC transporter permease PotI, whose amino-acid sequence MNNLPVVRSPWRIVILLLGFTFLYAPMLMLVIYSFNSSKLVTVWAGWSTRWYGELLRDDAMMSAVGLSLTIAACAATAAAILGTIAAVVLVRFGRFRGSNGFAFMITAPLVMPDVITGLSLLLLFVALAHAIGWPADRGMLTIWLAHVTFCTAYVAVVISSRLRELDRSIEEAAMDLGAMPLKVFFVITLPMIMPAIISGWLLAFTLSLDDLVIASFVSGPGATTLPMLVFSSVRMGVNPEINALATLILGAVGIIGFIAWYLMARAEKQRIRDIQRARRG is encoded by the coding sequence ATGAATAATTTACCGGTCGTTCGTTCTCCCTGGCGGATTGTGATTTTGCTGCTGGGTTTCACCTTTCTCTATGCGCCGATGCTGATGCTGGTTATCTATTCGTTTAACAGTTCGAAACTGGTGACGGTGTGGGCCGGTTGGTCAACGCGCTGGTACGGCGAATTATTGCGTGACGATGCGATGATGAGTGCGGTCGGGTTAAGTCTGACTATTGCCGCCTGTGCGGCGACCGCGGCGGCGATCCTCGGGACTATTGCGGCGGTCGTGCTGGTACGGTTTGGACGGTTTCGTGGCTCAAATGGCTTTGCCTTTATGATCACCGCGCCGCTTGTCATGCCGGATGTGATAACTGGTCTGTCGTTGTTGTTATTGTTCGTTGCCCTTGCTCATGCCATTGGCTGGCCAGCCGATCGCGGCATGTTGACTATCTGGCTGGCGCACGTAACTTTCTGTACGGCGTATGTGGCGGTCGTTATTTCTTCACGTTTGCGGGAACTGGATCGCTCGATAGAAGAAGCGGCGATGGATCTCGGTGCGATGCCGCTGAAAGTATTTTTCGTGATTACGCTGCCGATGATCATGCCGGCAATCATTTCTGGTTGGTTGCTTGCTTTTACTCTGTCGCTCGATGACCTGGTGATTGCCAGTTTTGTTTCCGGACCCGGTGCCACCACATTGCCGATGTTGGTTTTTTCCAGCGTGCGGATGGGGGTGAATCCGGAGATTAACGCCCTGGCGACGTTGATCCTCGGGGCGGTAGGAATTATCGGATTTATCGCCTGGTATTTAATGGCGCGTGCAGAAAAGCAGCGGATACGCGATATCCAGCGTGCAAGACGTGGCTGA